From Streptomyces sp. HUAS MG91, the proteins below share one genomic window:
- a CDS encoding chitinase, protein MTHSHRRRGRLGTFLGGFTAAALAATGLFLTTAGSADAAPTAHSAAAAVPAHAVTGYWQNFDNGAAVQKLSDVPADYDIIAVAFADATTTPGAVDFTLDSAGLGGYTEDAFKADIKAKQAAGKSVVISVGGQNGTVSINDAASAANFSDSLYALMQEYGFDGVDIDLENGLNSTYMSQALESLAAKAGSGFVLTMAPQTIDMQSTSAEYFKTALAVKDILTVVNMQYYNSGSMLGCDGKVYSQGSVDFLTALACIQLEGGLDPSQVGIGVPASSSAAGSGYVAPSVVNDALDCLAKGTNCGSFKPSKTYPGIRGAMTWSTNWDATAGNAWSSAVGGHVHGL, encoded by the coding sequence ATGACGCACTCCCACCGCCGGCGCGGCCGACTCGGCACGTTCCTCGGCGGGTTCACGGCCGCCGCGCTCGCCGCGACCGGCCTGTTCCTCACCACGGCGGGCAGCGCGGACGCGGCCCCCACCGCGCACAGCGCCGCGGCCGCCGTCCCCGCGCACGCGGTCACCGGCTACTGGCAGAACTTCGACAACGGCGCGGCGGTCCAGAAGCTCAGCGACGTGCCGGCCGACTACGACATCATCGCGGTCGCCTTCGCCGACGCCACGACGACACCGGGCGCGGTCGACTTCACGCTCGACTCGGCGGGCCTGGGCGGCTACACCGAGGACGCGTTCAAGGCCGACATCAAGGCGAAGCAGGCGGCCGGGAAGTCGGTGGTCATCTCGGTCGGCGGCCAGAACGGCACGGTCTCGATCAACGACGCGGCCTCCGCGGCCAACTTCTCCGACTCGCTCTACGCGCTGATGCAGGAGTACGGCTTCGACGGCGTCGACATCGACCTGGAGAACGGCCTCAACTCCACCTACATGTCACAGGCGCTGGAGTCCCTGGCGGCGAAGGCGGGCAGCGGCTTCGTACTCACGATGGCGCCGCAGACCATCGACATGCAGTCCACGTCCGCCGAGTACTTCAAGACCGCGCTGGCCGTGAAGGACATCCTCACCGTGGTCAACATGCAGTACTACAACAGCGGTTCGATGCTCGGCTGCGACGGCAAGGTCTACAGCCAGGGCTCGGTCGACTTCCTGACCGCGCTCGCCTGCATCCAGCTGGAGGGCGGCCTCGACCCGTCGCAGGTCGGCATCGGCGTCCCGGCGTCGTCGAGCGCCGCGGGCAGCGGCTACGTCGCGCCGTCGGTCGTCAACGACGCCCTCGACTGCCTCGCCAAGGGCACCAACTGCGGCTCCTTCAAGCCGTCGAAGACGTACCCCGGCATCCGCGGCGCGATGACCTGGTCGACGAACTGGGACGCGACGGCCGGCAACGCCTGGTCCTCGGCGGTCGGCGGCCACGTGCACGGCCTCTAG
- the cpaB gene encoding Flp pilus assembly protein CpaB, producing the protein MNSRQRRGVILLVVSALCAVGAFAGVLSVIHDVDSKVGPETTAYRLKQDIAPYKELTADQFEKVDMPERWLSSTAVTRLGEIRGKIAVTQLKKGSLLQEDMIVSRPQLKAGQQEIAIMIDAETGVAGKIDPGSKVNIYATFKAENDKQRDQSKVIVQSAEVIDVGKLTPIDQQGANASDNSAVRRQGEAVPITFALGAADAQRVAYAESFATHVRLALVAPGSDGAVPPGDRTYTLDEDK; encoded by the coding sequence ATGAATTCACGTCAGCGCCGCGGCGTCATTCTCCTGGTCGTCTCGGCCCTGTGCGCCGTCGGCGCGTTCGCCGGTGTGCTGTCGGTGATCCACGACGTGGACTCCAAGGTGGGCCCGGAGACGACCGCGTACCGGCTGAAGCAGGACATCGCCCCGTACAAGGAGCTGACGGCGGACCAGTTCGAGAAGGTCGACATGCCCGAGCGCTGGCTGTCGTCCACGGCCGTCACCCGGCTCGGCGAGATCCGGGGCAAGATCGCCGTCACGCAGCTGAAGAAGGGCTCGCTGCTCCAGGAGGACATGATCGTCTCCCGGCCGCAGCTCAAGGCCGGGCAGCAGGAGATCGCCATCATGATCGACGCGGAGACGGGTGTCGCCGGAAAGATCGATCCCGGCTCGAAGGTGAACATCTACGCCACCTTCAAGGCCGAGAACGACAAGCAGCGCGACCAGTCCAAGGTCATCGTGCAGAGCGCCGAGGTCATCGACGTCGGCAAGCTCACCCCGATCGACCAGCAGGGGGCCAACGCCTCCGACAACTCCGCGGTGCGGCGGCAGGGGGAGGCCGTGCCGATCACGTTCGCGCTCGGCGCGGCCGATGCCCAGCGGGTCGCGTACGCCGAGTCGTTCGCGACCCATGTGCGGCTGGCGCTGGTGGCGCCGGGCAGTGACGGGGCGGTTCCACCGGGGGACCGGACGTACACGCTGGACGAGGACAAGTAG
- a CDS encoding AAA family ATPase yields the protein MTTRILPAVGDPDGARALITLLSQLPDTEPAPPVPDSTALLDLLARLAAESLDELPEVVLVHERIGPVPALDLIRDLVLRFPAVGVVLVTADTSPALLTAAMDSGARGIVAFPLGYDALAERVHAAASWSAGMRRHLAGGTGNELVPAGGGGRVVAVTGAKGGVGTTLTAVQLALATSASGRSVALLDLDLQSGDIASYLDVQFRRSVADLAAITDITPRVLQDAVFTHETGIDLLLAPADGERGEEITDRVARQVVHALRARYEVVVVDCGTQMGAANAVAVELADQAVLLVTPDVVAVRAAKRMIRLWDRLQIRKAEETLTVVNRYARSAEIQPTLVERVTGTKTARTTLPAAFKELQAAVDAGRMQDLDNRSTVKQAMWTLAGELGLVAAPAPDATGGRRTRRRGDKGAVTLEFAAMFPLVLVVMGLLWQCVLYGYTYSLAGNAADEAARAATSAEAGGGDYGAACVAAGHKNLPSAWKGADIGCAPEGTVMKATVEVKVPLFFPGVNPGWKVTGEAGAATEKAQGQ from the coding sequence GTGACCACTCGTATTCTGCCCGCCGTCGGTGATCCGGACGGCGCCCGCGCGCTCATCACCCTGCTCTCCCAGCTCCCCGACACGGAGCCGGCCCCACCGGTCCCCGACTCCACGGCGCTCCTCGACCTCCTGGCCCGCCTCGCCGCCGAGTCCCTGGACGAACTCCCCGAGGTCGTCCTCGTACACGAACGCATCGGCCCCGTACCCGCCCTGGACCTCATCCGGGACCTGGTCCTGCGCTTCCCGGCGGTCGGCGTCGTCCTCGTCACCGCCGACACCAGCCCCGCCCTGCTCACCGCCGCCATGGACAGCGGCGCCCGCGGCATCGTCGCCTTCCCGCTCGGCTACGACGCCCTCGCCGAACGCGTGCACGCCGCCGCCTCCTGGTCCGCCGGCATGCGCCGCCACCTCGCGGGCGGCACCGGCAACGAACTCGTCCCCGCGGGCGGCGGCGGCCGCGTCGTCGCCGTCACCGGCGCCAAGGGCGGCGTCGGCACCACCCTCACCGCCGTCCAACTCGCCCTCGCCACCAGCGCGTCGGGCCGCTCGGTCGCCCTGCTCGACCTCGACCTCCAGTCCGGCGACATCGCCTCCTACCTCGACGTCCAGTTCCGCCGCTCCGTCGCCGACCTGGCCGCCATCACCGACATCACCCCGCGCGTCCTCCAGGACGCCGTCTTCACCCACGAGACCGGCATCGACCTCCTCCTCGCCCCGGCCGACGGCGAACGCGGCGAGGAGATCACCGACCGCGTGGCCCGCCAGGTCGTCCACGCCCTGCGCGCCCGGTACGAGGTCGTGGTCGTCGACTGCGGTACGCAGATGGGGGCGGCGAACGCCGTGGCCGTCGAACTCGCCGACCAGGCCGTCCTCCTGGTCACCCCGGACGTCGTCGCCGTCCGCGCCGCCAAGCGCATGATCCGCCTGTGGGACCGCCTCCAGATCCGCAAGGCCGAGGAGACCCTGACGGTCGTCAACCGGTACGCCCGCTCCGCCGAGATCCAGCCGACCCTGGTCGAGCGCGTCACCGGCACCAAGACGGCCCGCACCACCCTTCCGGCCGCGTTCAAGGAGCTCCAGGCCGCCGTCGACGCGGGCCGCATGCAGGACCTCGACAACCGTTCCACGGTGAAGCAGGCCATGTGGACCCTGGCGGGCGAACTCGGCCTGGTCGCCGCCCCGGCCCCCGACGCGACGGGCGGCCGCCGCACCCGCCGCCGCGGCGACAAGGGCGCCGTCACCCTCGAATTCGCCGCGATGTTCCCGCTGGTGCTCGTCGTGATGGGCCTGCTGTGGCAGTGCGTGCTGTACGGATACACGTACTCGCTGGCCGGGAACGCGGCGGACGAGGCGGCGCGGGCGGCGACCTCGGCAGAGGCGGGCGGTGGTGACTACGGCGCGGCGTGCGTCGCGGCGGGTCACAAGAACCTGCCGTCCGCCTGGAAGGGCGCCGACATCGGCTGCGCCCCCGAGGGCACGGTCATGAAGGCCACCGTCGAGGTGAAGGTTCCCCTGTTCTTCCCCGGAGTGAACCCCGGCTGGAAGGTCACGGGCGAGGCGGGCGCGGCGACAGAGAAGGCGCAGGGCCAGTGA
- a CDS encoding TadE/TadG family type IV pilus assembly protein: MLEFAGFLPFLLVIAMAVIQLGLVGYGANQAGSAARAGARAESLNAGSGPAAATASVSGWLEPAPGACGGDPLVTCTVTVHVRAIIPLFDGWYIHRTVTMPNDRTTLGS, translated from the coding sequence ATGCTGGAGTTCGCCGGCTTCCTCCCCTTCCTCCTGGTCATCGCGATGGCGGTGATCCAGCTGGGCCTCGTCGGCTACGGCGCCAACCAGGCGGGCAGCGCCGCCCGCGCCGGAGCCCGCGCCGAGTCCCTGAACGCCGGGTCGGGCCCGGCGGCGGCGACCGCCTCGGTGAGCGGCTGGCTGGAACCGGCACCGGGCGCGTGCGGCGGCGACCCCCTGGTCACCTGCACCGTCACCGTCCACGTACGCGCGATCATCCCGCTCTTCGACGGCTGGTACATCCACCGCACCGTGACCATGCCCAACGACAGAACCACCCTGGGGAGCTGA
- a CDS encoding CpaF family protein, producing MSLRNRVVATREPAGGEPSRDDGLVAVYRAKLLEEIDLAEMSTLAAADRRVRLERVLGHIISREGPVLSSTERTQLIRRVVDEALGLGILEPLLADASITEIMVNGPDAIFVERAGRVEQLPMRFASSEQLMQTIERIVSTVNRRVDESNPMVDARLPTGERVNVIIPPLALTGATLTIRRFPRAYSLNELLDLGSLDQHMLMLLAACVRARFNIIVSGGTGSGKTTLLNALSALIPPHERIITIEDSAELQLQQDHVIRLESRPANVEGKGQVTIRDLVRNSLRMRPDRIIVGEVRGGETLDMLQAMSTGHDGSLATVHANTAEDALTRLQTLGSMSEVDVPFEALRDQINSAVDVLVQLTRHADGSRRVTEIALLVSHGREQFTIATVTRFAAQPHTYGDAGPRRVHGYYEHLPLPRRVADRLYVAGESVPPAFGVVESVDVLNTREATG from the coding sequence ATGAGCCTGCGCAACCGAGTCGTCGCCACCCGCGAACCCGCCGGAGGCGAACCGTCCCGCGACGACGGCCTCGTCGCCGTCTACCGCGCCAAGCTCCTGGAGGAGATCGACCTCGCCGAGATGTCGACCCTCGCGGCGGCGGACCGCCGGGTCCGCCTGGAGCGCGTCCTCGGCCACATCATCAGCCGCGAGGGCCCGGTCCTCTCCTCCACCGAACGCACCCAGCTGATCCGCCGGGTCGTCGACGAGGCGCTCGGCCTCGGCATCCTCGAACCGCTCCTCGCGGACGCCTCCATCACCGAGATCATGGTGAACGGCCCCGACGCCATCTTCGTGGAGCGGGCGGGCCGCGTGGAACAGCTCCCGATGCGCTTCGCGTCCTCCGAGCAGCTGATGCAGACCATCGAACGCATCGTGTCGACCGTCAACCGCCGCGTCGACGAATCGAACCCCATGGTCGACGCCCGCCTGCCCACCGGCGAACGCGTCAACGTGATCATCCCGCCGCTCGCCCTGACCGGCGCGACCCTCACGATCCGCCGCTTCCCGCGCGCGTACAGCCTCAACGAACTCCTCGACCTCGGCTCGCTCGACCAGCACATGCTGATGCTGCTCGCGGCCTGCGTCCGGGCCCGCTTCAACATCATCGTCAGCGGCGGCACCGGCTCCGGCAAGACGACCCTCCTCAACGCCCTGTCCGCGCTGATCCCGCCCCACGAACGCATCATCACCATCGAGGACTCGGCCGAACTCCAGCTCCAGCAGGACCACGTCATCCGCCTCGAATCGCGCCCGGCGAACGTCGAGGGCAAGGGCCAGGTCACCATCCGCGACCTCGTCCGCAACAGCCTGCGCATGCGCCCCGACCGCATCATCGTCGGCGAGGTCCGCGGCGGCGAGACCCTGGACATGCTTCAAGCCATGTCCACGGGCCACGACGGCTCCCTCGCCACCGTCCACGCCAACACCGCCGAGGACGCCCTGACACGCCTCCAGACGCTCGGTTCGATGTCCGAGGTCGACGTCCCGTTCGAGGCGCTGCGCGACCAGATCAACTCGGCGGTCGACGTCCTCGTCCAGCTCACCCGGCACGCCGACGGCTCCCGCCGGGTCACCGAGATCGCCCTCCTCGTCAGCCACGGCCGCGAACAGTTCACGATCGCGACGGTCACCCGTTTCGCCGCCCAGCCGCACACCTACGGCGACGCGGGCCCGCGCCGCGTCCACGGCTACTACGAGCACCTGCCGCTGCCGCGCCGCGTCGCCGACCGGCTGTACGTGGCGGGGGAGTCGGTGCCGCCGGCCTTCGGGGTGGTCGAGTCCGTCGACGTACTCAACACCAGGGAGGCCACGGGATGA
- a CDS encoding type II secretion system F family protein, which yields MTGPVLIALGATVLACVVAVAGAHVYASGRAQRQALVDRLDDYPAGGSGPGAGGRTRRFRSLDRRLRRTRLGKALHLRLSATGLDLTPGEFFVYVAVVVVALWLVAATALAPFFGPIAGAVGVWSAVIFLNWQRQKRIEAFISQLPDVARLLANATAAGLALRTSLAMAAEELEAPAGEELSRVADQLSLGHSVDDALDELAARLPSRELIVLVTTLVLANKAGGTVVSSLRNLTQTLEDRKETRREIRTMLSEVNATAFTVPLLGLGSLILVNASNDGALARVTGSAIGQTLILVSLGLYAIGFFVIRRLGKIEV from the coding sequence ATGACGGGCCCGGTCCTCATCGCCCTCGGCGCCACCGTTCTCGCCTGCGTCGTCGCCGTCGCGGGCGCGCACGTCTACGCGTCCGGACGCGCCCAGCGCCAGGCGCTCGTCGACCGCCTCGACGACTACCCGGCCGGCGGCTCCGGACCCGGCGCGGGCGGCCGGACCCGGCGCTTCCGCTCCCTCGACCGCCGCCTGCGCCGCACCCGCCTCGGCAAGGCGCTGCACCTGCGCCTCTCGGCCACGGGCCTGGACCTCACCCCGGGCGAGTTCTTCGTCTATGTGGCCGTGGTCGTCGTCGCCCTGTGGCTGGTGGCGGCGACGGCCCTGGCCCCGTTCTTCGGGCCGATCGCGGGCGCGGTGGGAGTCTGGAGCGCCGTCATCTTCCTCAACTGGCAGCGCCAGAAACGCATCGAGGCGTTCATCAGCCAACTCCCCGACGTGGCACGCCTCCTGGCGAACGCCACGGCCGCGGGACTGGCCCTGCGCACCTCCCTTGCCATGGCGGCGGAGGAGCTGGAAGCCCCGGCGGGCGAGGAACTCTCGCGCGTGGCGGACCAGTTGTCGCTCGGCCACTCGGTGGACGACGCCCTCGACGAACTGGCGGCCCGCCTGCCCTCCCGCGAACTCATCGTCCTGGTGACGACGCTGGTCCTGGCGAACAAGGCGGGCGGCACGGTGGTCTCCTCCCTGCGCAACCTCACCCAGACGCTTGAGGACCGCAAGGAGACCCGGCGCGAGATCCGCACGATGCTCTCCGAGGTCAACGCGACGGCCTTCACGGTCCCGCTGCTCGGCCTCGGCTCGCTGATCCTCGTCAACGCCTCGAACGACGGCGCTCTCGCCCGCGTGACCGGCTCCGCGATCGGCCAGACCCTCATCCTGGTCTCCCTCGGCCTCTACGCGATCGGCTTCTTCGTCATCCGCCGCCTGGGAAAGATCGAGGTCTGA
- a CDS encoding DUF5936 domain-containing protein — MSTTVIGLLLALLMGAAVLGVFLGVRMYRADAKIPSDLALALEVGASRVSAPSSAVDRLGMRFAPLVLRLMGPRRVDAKRRRIDMAGNPGGLTIDRYAARRAVYGAFGLVMGLVFLSVGRPLFALFTFAFGALAADALILQAMRERKDVIDRTLPDFLDVLAVVVSAGLGFRQALDRVAEKYEGPWADELRITLRQMDMGVPRRQAFDELRRRNSSEQVAQFVSALQQGEELGSPIADTLIQLATDMRRTDAQNSRRRAAKTIPKATMVTLVFMLPATMILIGTGMFLGSGSNFGSILGR; from the coding sequence ATGTCCACCACCGTCATCGGCCTCCTCCTCGCCCTCCTCATGGGCGCGGCCGTCCTCGGCGTCTTCCTGGGCGTACGGATGTACCGGGCCGACGCCAAGATCCCCAGCGACCTGGCCCTCGCCCTGGAGGTCGGCGCCAGCCGCGTCTCGGCCCCGTCCTCGGCGGTCGACCGCCTGGGCATGCGGTTCGCTCCGCTGGTCCTGCGCTTGATGGGCCCGCGCCGGGTCGACGCCAAGCGCCGCCGCATCGACATGGCGGGCAACCCCGGCGGCCTGACCATCGACCGGTACGCGGCACGGCGGGCGGTCTACGGCGCCTTCGGGCTGGTCATGGGCCTGGTCTTCCTCTCCGTCGGCCGGCCCCTCTTCGCCCTCTTCACCTTCGCCTTCGGCGCGCTCGCCGCCGACGCGCTGATCCTCCAGGCCATGCGCGAACGCAAGGACGTCATCGACCGCACCCTCCCCGACTTCCTCGACGTCCTCGCGGTCGTCGTCTCGGCGGGCCTCGGCTTCCGCCAGGCCCTCGACCGGGTCGCCGAGAAGTACGAGGGCCCGTGGGCCGACGAACTCCGCATCACCCTGCGCCAGATGGACATGGGCGTCCCGCGCCGCCAGGCGTTCGACGAACTCCGGCGCCGCAACTCCTCCGAGCAGGTGGCCCAGTTCGTCTCGGCCCTCCAGCAGGGCGAGGAACTGGGCTCGCCCATCGCGGACACCCTCATCCAACTGGCCACGGACATGCGCCGCACGGATGCCCAGAATTCGCGCCGCCGCGCCGCGAAAACCATCCCGAAGGCAACCATGGTCACCCTGGTCTTCATGCTCCCGGCCACCATGATCCTGATCGGCACGGGCATGTTCCTCGGTTCCGGCTCCAACTTCGGCTCAATACTGGGCCGTTGA
- a CDS encoding pilus assembly protein TadG-related protein, translated as MPIYIWLTGILLFTAFAFFAFAQAASARNGAQSAADAAALAAAQSTRDELMDGLGRAVGDGDNWLDWLDGQGAPGVGAQAAAEQLAAENDSEVVSLHDGIVVNGFPGYRVEVRTLYTVGDTIIPGTETQHATAHATAVIQPRCDFPADADFKKIVNLDCDGTQFEIDPEHFDLEDLPDASALFSVHLAD; from the coding sequence CTGCCGATCTACATCTGGCTCACCGGGATTCTGCTGTTCACAGCGTTCGCCTTCTTCGCCTTCGCCCAGGCCGCATCTGCGCGCAACGGTGCCCAGTCCGCTGCGGACGCGGCGGCTCTGGCTGCCGCACAGTCCACGCGTGACGAGCTGATGGACGGTCTGGGACGGGCCGTCGGCGATGGTGACAACTGGTTGGACTGGCTCGACGGGCAGGGTGCCCCAGGGGTCGGCGCCCAGGCCGCAGCGGAGCAACTGGCCGCCGAGAACGACTCGGAGGTCGTCAGTCTTCACGACGGCATCGTGGTCAATGGCTTCCCTGGCTACCGGGTTGAGGTCAGGACCCTCTACACGGTCGGCGACACGATCATCCCCGGCACGGAGACCCAACACGCGACGGCACATGCCACTGCGGTCATCCAGCCACGCTGTGATTTTCCCGCGGACGCCGATTTCAAGAAGATCGTCAATCTTGACTGTGACGGCACCCAATTCGAGATCGATCCCGAGCACTTCGACTTGGAGGACCTGCCCGACGCGTCGGCCCTGTTCTCCGTCCACCTGGCCGACTGA